The Mesorhizobium koreense genome includes a window with the following:
- a CDS encoding SemiSWEET family sugar transporter, with amino-acid sequence MSFSVELLGALAAVTTTLCWLPQLFKIVRERQASGVSLATNAALASGVFLWCVYGVLIASWPVIAANAVTLFFILAIVGLKLRYG; translated from the coding sequence TTGTCGTTCTCCGTCGAACTGCTCGGCGCGCTTGCGGCCGTCACAACCACGCTGTGCTGGCTGCCGCAGCTTTTCAAGATCGTGCGCGAGCGGCAGGCGTCCGGCGTATCGCTGGCCACCAATGCGGCACTGGCGAGCGGCGTGTTCCTGTGGTGCGTCTACGGCGTGCTGATCGCGTCCTGGCCGGTCATCGCGGCGAACGCGGTGACGCTTTTCTTCATTCTCGCGATTGTCGGGTTGAAGCTGCGCTACGGATGA
- the uvrB gene encoding excinuclease ABC subunit UvrB codes for MARTPAKKSPPEQAERQEPRRRGSPLTDYLDASEPLERGFAGGGFEEAPQRGLSGTPLSGSIADWAGEISKAAEEEERPLAPPRGEVGKPPKPTKRIPERSAAPTRTGRGTSMGGAASAKERASVGLMPVAGLDVTLEEADALSNSGVTATVAALSKLIEGGNPLHKDGQLWVPHRPERPEKSEGGIHIKMVSDYEPAGDQPTAIADLVEGVSRNDRTQVLLGVTGSGKTFTMAKVIEATQRPALILAPNKTLAAQLYGEFKNFFPDNAVEYFVSYYDYYQPEAYVPRTDTFIEKESSINEQIDRMRHSATRSLLERDDVVIVASVSCIYGIGSVETYTAMTFQMSLGDRLDQRQLLADLVAQQYKRQDINFVRGSFRVRGDTIEIFPAHLEDRAWRISLFGDEIDSITEFDPLTGQKTGDLKSVKIYANSHYVTPRPTLNQAIKSIKEELKQRLAELERAGRLLEAQRLEQRTRFDLEMLEATGSCAGIENYSRYLTGRAPGEPPPTLFEYIPDNALVFVDESHQTIPQIGGMYRGDFRRKATLAEYGFRLPSCMDNRPLRFEEWDAMRPLSVAVSATPGGWEMEEAGGVFAEQVIRPTGLIDPPVEVRPAKTQVDDVVGEIRETTRKGYRTLVTVLTKRMAEDLTEYLHENGIRVRYMHSDVETLERIEIIRDLRLGAFDVLVGINLLREGLDIPECGFVAILDADKEGFLRSETSLVQTIGRAARNVDGKVILYADQITGSMERAMAETQRRRDKQAAWNEEHGITPESVKSRIADILDSVYEKDHVRADIKGFAENEGALIGNNLTAHLEALEKQMRDAAADLDFERAARLRDEIKRLREAELEISDDPLAREIERLSPVSGREKGKHNKGRQRHRTVDETSLFAKPSLDEMGRAGDHATPAKKGFAKPSLDDMGPGTDTAIPAGAVSRSLFKMQSAREAHGSDFGIPEDQRGRSLFRKNSLDEMTVRRTEKPVDGGKPIKRERIGRGSYEDPADERESRRRSKKTGRPGQ; via the coding sequence ATGGCCAGAACACCCGCAAAGAAGTCGCCGCCAGAGCAGGCGGAGCGACAAGAACCGCGTCGGCGCGGCAGCCCGCTGACCGACTATCTCGACGCGTCGGAGCCGCTGGAGAGGGGTTTCGCTGGAGGCGGCTTCGAGGAGGCACCGCAGCGCGGGCTTTCAGGCACACCGCTATCCGGCTCGATCGCCGATTGGGCCGGGGAGATTTCAAAGGCAGCGGAGGAGGAAGAGCGTCCGCTCGCGCCCCCGAGGGGAGAGGTCGGCAAGCCGCCGAAACCCACCAAGCGCATTCCCGAACGGTCGGCTGCGCCGACGCGCACAGGGCGAGGCACGTCCATGGGCGGAGCGGCGTCGGCAAAGGAACGCGCTTCCGTCGGTCTGATGCCGGTTGCCGGGCTCGACGTGACGCTGGAGGAGGCCGACGCGCTGTCCAATTCGGGCGTCACGGCGACGGTCGCGGCGTTGTCCAAGCTGATCGAGGGCGGCAACCCGCTGCACAAGGACGGACAACTGTGGGTGCCGCACCGGCCCGAGCGGCCGGAGAAATCGGAAGGCGGCATCCATATCAAGATGGTGTCGGACTACGAGCCGGCCGGCGACCAGCCGACCGCCATCGCCGACCTCGTCGAGGGTGTCAGCCGCAACGACCGCACACAGGTGCTGCTCGGCGTCACCGGCTCGGGCAAGACCTTCACCATGGCCAAGGTGATCGAGGCGACGCAGCGCCCGGCGCTGATCCTGGCGCCGAACAAGACGCTCGCCGCGCAGCTTTACGGCGAGTTCAAGAACTTCTTCCCGGACAATGCGGTCGAGTATTTCGTCTCCTACTACGATTATTACCAGCCCGAGGCCTATGTGCCGCGGACGGACACCTTCATCGAGAAGGAATCCTCCATCAACGAGCAGATCGACCGCATGCGCCACTCGGCGACACGCTCGCTGCTCGAGCGCGACGACGTGGTGATCGTCGCCTCGGTGTCGTGCATCTACGGTATAGGTTCGGTCGAGACCTATACGGCGATGACCTTCCAGATGTCGCTCGGCGACCGGCTCGACCAGCGCCAGCTTCTCGCCGACCTCGTGGCACAGCAATACAAACGGCAGGACATCAATTTCGTGCGCGGCTCCTTCCGCGTGCGCGGCGACACGATCGAGATCTTCCCGGCGCACCTGGAGGACCGGGCGTGGCGCATCTCGCTTTTCGGCGACGAGATCGACTCCATCACCGAGTTCGACCCGCTGACCGGCCAGAAGACCGGTGACCTGAAATCTGTCAAGATCTACGCCAACTCGCACTACGTGACGCCGCGGCCGACGTTGAACCAGGCGATCAAGTCGATCAAGGAGGAACTGAAGCAACGCCTTGCCGAACTGGAGCGGGCCGGGCGATTGCTGGAAGCGCAGCGGTTGGAGCAGCGCACGCGCTTCGACCTGGAAATGCTTGAGGCGACGGGCTCCTGCGCCGGCATCGAGAACTATTCGCGCTATCTGACCGGCCGCGCGCCGGGCGAGCCGCCGCCGACGCTGTTCGAATACATTCCCGACAACGCGCTGGTCTTCGTCGACGAAAGCCACCAGACCATCCCGCAGATCGGCGGCATGTATCGCGGCGACTTCCGCCGCAAGGCGACGCTGGCCGAATACGGCTTCCGCCTGCCGTCGTGCATGGACAACCGGCCGTTGCGTTTCGAGGAGTGGGACGCGATGCGGCCGCTTTCGGTCGCGGTATCGGCGACGCCGGGCGGCTGGGAGATGGAAGAAGCGGGCGGCGTCTTCGCCGAACAGGTGATCCGCCCGACCGGACTGATCGACCCACCGGTCGAGGTGCGTCCGGCCAAGACCCAGGTGGACGACGTCGTCGGCGAAATCCGCGAGACGACGCGCAAGGGCTACCGCACGCTGGTCACCGTGCTGACCAAGCGAATGGCCGAGGATTTGACCGAGTACCTGCACGAGAACGGCATCCGCGTGCGCTACATGCATTCCGATGTGGAGACGCTGGAGCGCATCGAGATCATCCGCGATTTGCGCCTCGGCGCCTTCGACGTGCTGGTCGGCATCAACCTCCTGCGCGAGGGGCTCGACATTCCCGAATGCGGGTTCGTGGCGATCCTCGACGCCGACAAGGAAGGCTTCCTGCGCTCCGAAACCTCGCTGGTCCAGACGATCGGCCGCGCGGCGCGCAATGTCGACGGCAAGGTCATCCTCTACGCCGACCAGATCACCGGCTCGATGGAGCGGGCGATGGCGGAAACGCAGCGCAGGCGCGACAAGCAGGCGGCGTGGAACGAAGAACATGGCATCACGCCGGAGAGCGTGAAGTCGCGCATCGCCGACATCCTCGATTCCGTCTACGAGAAGGACCATGTGCGCGCCGACATCAAGGGTTTTGCGGAGAACGAGGGCGCGCTGATCGGCAACAATCTCACGGCGCATCTGGAGGCGCTGGAGAAGCAGATGCGCGACGCGGCGGCCGATCTCGACTTCGAGCGCGCCGCGAGGCTGCGCGACGAGATCAAGCGGCTGCGCGAGGCGGAACTGGAGATTTCCGACGACCCGCTGGCGCGAGAGATCGAACGCCTGAGTCCGGTGAGCGGGCGCGAGAAGGGCAAGCACAACAAGGGCCGCCAGCGGCATCGGACCGTCGACGAGACGTCGCTATTCGCCAAGCCGTCCCTGGACGAGATGGGCCGTGCCGGCGACCACGCCACGCCGGCGAAGAAGGGTTTCGCGAAGCCTTCTCTCGACGACATGGGGCCGGGCACCGATACGGCCATTCCCGCAGGTGCCGTCTCGCGTTCGCTGTTCAAGATGCAGTCGGCGCGCGAGGCGCACGGTTCCGATTTCGGCATCCCTGAAGATCAGCGCGGACGCTCATTGTTCAGGAAGAACTCGTTGGACGAGATGACCGTGCGGCGCACCGAAAAGCCCGTTGACGGCGGAAAGCCTATCAAGCGCGAGAGGATCGGGCGTGGTTCGTATGAGGACCCGGCGGATGAGCGCGAGAGCCGCCGACGCTCCAAGAAGACTGGGCGGCCGGGGCAGTAG
- a CDS encoding MATE family efflux transporter yields the protein MEKTDRRIKERPGRRAHDLTSGPIARTLLLFALPVLGSNVLQSLNGSVNAVWVGRFLGESALTATSNANLVLFLLLGTVFGIGMAATILVAQSVGARDMHEARRIVGTSASFFFAVSAVFAICGWIWVDAILKLLGTPPDALPLAHAYLRVIFVAVPAMNLLTFVMTILRGAGDSRTPFFFMALAVALDIVLNPLLIRGIGPFPELGIAGSATSTLIGQTISVVAIIALLYARRHPLRLAGADLALLRPAPKLLRIVVFKGVPMGLQMIVISMAALILMGFVNAYGSRVAAAYGIAAQLWTYIQMPALAIGAAVSSMAAQNVGARRWDRIGRITGAGVGFNLLLTGVLVTLLFVFDRPVLGLFLVNDSGAIDIAVHINNVVSWSFVLFGVTIVLFATVRATGAVMPPLIILIVSVLLIRTGFAYALRGTLGQEALWWSFPAGSIASLLLAIAYYRFGNWRSLHMMEEDRPATGLPPDTGLGVPRQRVFVEPEG from the coding sequence TTGGAGAAAACGGATCGTCGCATAAAAGAGAGACCCGGCCGCCGCGCTCATGACCTGACCAGCGGCCCGATCGCGCGCACGCTCTTACTGTTCGCCCTGCCGGTGCTCGGCTCGAACGTGCTCCAATCGCTGAACGGCTCGGTCAACGCCGTCTGGGTCGGCCGCTTCCTCGGCGAATCGGCGCTGACAGCGACCTCCAACGCCAACCTCGTGCTTTTCCTGCTGCTCGGCACCGTCTTCGGTATCGGCATGGCGGCGACCATCCTGGTGGCGCAGTCGGTCGGCGCGCGCGACATGCACGAGGCGCGCCGCATCGTCGGCACCAGCGCCAGCTTCTTCTTCGCCGTTTCGGCGGTGTTTGCGATATGCGGCTGGATCTGGGTCGATGCCATCCTGAAACTGCTTGGCACCCCGCCCGATGCACTGCCGCTTGCCCACGCCTATCTGCGCGTCATCTTCGTCGCCGTACCAGCAATGAACCTTCTGACCTTCGTCATGACCATACTGCGCGGCGCCGGCGATTCACGAACGCCCTTCTTCTTCATGGCCCTGGCGGTCGCCCTCGACATCGTACTGAACCCGCTGCTCATACGCGGTATCGGGCCATTCCCCGAACTCGGCATCGCCGGTTCCGCCACTTCGACGCTGATCGGCCAGACGATCAGCGTCGTGGCCATCATCGCGCTCCTCTACGCGCGCCGGCATCCGCTCAGACTCGCCGGCGCCGATCTCGCCTTGCTGCGCCCCGCCCCGAAGCTTTTGCGCATCGTCGTCTTCAAGGGCGTTCCGATGGGCCTGCAGATGATCGTCATTTCGATGGCGGCGCTGATCCTGATGGGCTTCGTCAACGCCTATGGTTCGCGCGTCGCGGCCGCTTACGGCATCGCGGCGCAGCTTTGGACCTACATCCAGATGCCGGCGCTCGCCATCGGCGCGGCGGTCTCCTCGATGGCGGCGCAGAATGTCGGCGCGCGCCGCTGGGACCGCATCGGCCGTATCACCGGCGCCGGCGTCGGCTTCAACCTGCTTCTGACCGGCGTGCTGGTTACGCTGCTGTTCGTGTTTGACCGGCCGGTACTCGGCCTCTTCCTGGTCAACGATAGCGGGGCGATCGATATTGCCGTCCACATCAACAACGTCGTCTCGTGGTCCTTCGTGCTCTTCGGCGTGACGATCGTGCTCTTCGCCACCGTCCGCGCCACCGGCGCGGTGATGCCGCCGCTGATCATTCTCATCGTTTCCGTCCTCTTGATACGTACCGGCTTTGCCTATGCGCTGCGCGGCACGCTCGGGCAGGAAGCGCTGTGGTGGAGCTTTCCGGCGGGCTCCATCGCCTCGCTGCTATTGGCGATCGCCTATTACCGCTTCGGCAACTGGCGCAGCCTGCACATGATGGAAGAGGACCGCCCCGCGACCGGCCTTCCGCCCGACACCGGCCTCGGCGTCCCCCGCCAGCGCGTCTTCGTCGAACCGGAAGGGTAG
- a CDS encoding VOC family protein, translating into MTDATVTAEAPAKPLGGLAAYLSVEGALKAAEFYNKAFGAETKFFYPPDEKGRTMHVHLYINGSSVMLGDAYPEHGHPFKQPQGFTMQLFLNEANIDEWWDRAVKAGCEVVNPLQPMFWGDKWGSLRDPFGIDWAMNAPIAKS; encoded by the coding sequence ATGACCGATGCCACCGTAACCGCAGAAGCTCCGGCGAAGCCGCTCGGCGGGCTTGCCGCCTATCTTTCGGTCGAGGGCGCGCTCAAGGCCGCCGAATTCTACAACAAGGCTTTCGGGGCGGAGACGAAGTTCTTCTATCCGCCCGACGAGAAGGGGCGGACGATGCATGTCCATCTCTACATCAACGGCTCGTCGGTCATGCTGGGCGACGCCTATCCGGAACACGGCCACCCCTTCAAGCAGCCGCAGGGCTTTACCATGCAACTCTTCCTCAATGAGGCGAATATCGACGAGTGGTGGGATCGTGCGGTCAAGGCCGGCTGCGAGGTGGTCAATCCGCTGCAGCCGATGTTCTGGGGCGACAAATGGGGTAGCTTGCGCGATCCGTTCGGCATCGACTGGGCGATGAACGCGCCGATCGCCAAAAGCTGA
- a CDS encoding transporter substrate-binding domain-containing protein produces MLRSIFAGAIALLAFMPAARADATAVPSRLDQILATGVLKVGSTGDYKPFTFKDPSTGEFSGFDIDQANSLAKALGVKLEIVPTSWPNLMKDFKADKFDMAMGGVSVTFDRQKVGLFTDPYMQEGKTPIARCADKDKFQTIADIDKPDVTVIANPGGTNEKFDRAHFTHAKIVVFPDNTKIFDEVAAGHADVMITDASETRYQQKLHEGVLCSVHPDKPFDFAEKAYWLQRDPYFKAFVDEWLHQSIKTGAYQAINDKWFK; encoded by the coding sequence ATGCTGCGTTCCATTTTTGCCGGCGCCATTGCGCTGCTTGCTTTCATGCCCGCCGCACGCGCCGACGCCACGGCCGTGCCATCACGACTCGACCAGATCCTTGCGACAGGCGTGCTCAAAGTCGGCTCGACCGGCGACTACAAGCCCTTCACTTTCAAGGACCCGTCGACCGGCGAATTCTCCGGTTTCGATATCGATCAGGCGAACAGCCTCGCCAAGGCGCTCGGCGTGAAACTGGAAATCGTGCCGACCTCGTGGCCAAACCTGATGAAGGACTTCAAGGCCGACAAGTTCGACATGGCGATGGGCGGCGTTTCCGTCACCTTCGACCGGCAGAAGGTCGGCCTCTTCACCGACCCCTACATGCAGGAGGGCAAGACGCCGATCGCGCGCTGCGCCGACAAGGACAAGTTCCAGACCATCGCCGACATCGACAAGCCGGACGTGACCGTGATCGCCAATCCCGGCGGCACCAACGAAAAATTCGATCGCGCGCATTTCACACATGCCAAGATTGTCGTGTTTCCCGACAACACGAAGATCTTCGACGAGGTTGCGGCCGGCCATGCCGACGTCATGATCACCGACGCCTCGGAGACGCGCTACCAGCAAAAGCTGCATGAAGGCGTGCTCTGCTCGGTCCATCCCGACAAGCCGTTCGATTTCGCCGAAAAGGCGTACTGGCTGCAGCGTGACCCCTATTTCAAGGCCTTCGTCGACGAATGGCTGCATCAGTCGATCAAGACCGGAGCCTACCAGGCCATCAACGACAAATGGTTCAAGTAA
- a CDS encoding Kazal-type serine protease inhibitor domain-containing protein, with product MPFRKPIHQGAKAAALLLLGLFISSCTVVENPGPLPPSRPHQPSHQFCTREYAPVCGERHNRRQTFSNSCEARRAGFDIVRRGQCSGVPSFPGTNRPDRPPHRPDRPDRPHRPDRPQMCPQIYKPVCAMRDGRSRTFPNSCQAESAGYRVRSNHAC from the coding sequence ATGCCATTCCGGAAACCAATCCACCAGGGCGCGAAAGCCGCGGCCCTGCTGCTGCTCGGCCTGTTCATCTCATCATGTACGGTGGTCGAAAATCCCGGACCGCTTCCCCCGTCACGGCCGCATCAGCCGAGCCATCAATTCTGCACCCGCGAATACGCGCCTGTATGCGGCGAGCGCCATAACAGGCGCCAGACCTTCTCCAACAGTTGCGAGGCGCGCCGCGCCGGCTTCGACATCGTCCGCCGTGGCCAATGCTCTGGTGTACCGAGCTTCCCCGGCACCAACAGGCCCGACAGGCCTCCCCATCGGCCGGATCGTCCCGACAGGCCACACCGCCCGGACAGACCGCAAATGTGTCCCCAGATCTACAAGCCTGTCTGTGCCATGCGGGATGGGCGCAGCCGCACATTCCCCAATAGCTGTCAGGCGGAGAGCGCCGGCTATCGGGTGCGTTCGAACCACGCCTGCTAG
- a CDS encoding GNAT family N-acetyltransferase, with product MIHLLDRPVWSALSSRHASLAEGGALARRYPTAIVPFASTVDDGRESLAELAALVRPGETIYMAQADPIALPPELSATVTAAAVQMLAERPIESAADARIRALGSADAAEMVELAILTKPGPFTLHAMDLGEFFGIRMDGRLAAMAGERMKQVGFTELSGVCVHPDFRGRGLARLLSLFVAGHIAGRGETAYLHVYADNRAAIRLYEQIGFRSRTEMNIAVVCNPVRPLDRAAPD from the coding sequence ATGATACACCTCCTCGATCGCCCCGTGTGGAGCGCGCTCAGTTCACGTCACGCCTCGCTTGCCGAAGGCGGCGCCCTCGCCCGCCGCTACCCCACTGCGATCGTGCCTTTCGCCTCGACAGTTGATGACGGACGTGAAAGCCTCGCCGAGCTCGCCGCACTGGTGAGGCCCGGCGAAACGATCTACATGGCGCAGGCCGATCCGATCGCTCTCCCGCCCGAACTGAGCGCGACCGTCACCGCCGCTGCGGTGCAGATGTTGGCCGAAAGGCCGATCGAGAGTGCGGCCGACGCCCGCATCCGCGCCCTTGGTTCTGCCGACGCGGCGGAAATGGTGGAACTGGCAATATTGACGAAGCCTGGTCCCTTTACGCTCCACGCCATGGATTTGGGCGAATTCTTCGGCATTCGGATGGATGGCCGGCTGGCGGCGATGGCGGGCGAACGCATGAAGCAGGTCGGCTTCACCGAATTGAGCGGCGTCTGCGTCCACCCTGATTTTCGCGGCCGCGGCCTCGCACGCCTGCTCTCGCTCTTTGTCGCCGGCCACATCGCCGGGCGCGGCGAAACGGCCTATCTCCATGTCTACGCCGACAACAGAGCGGCCATTCGGCTTTACGAGCAGATTGGCTTCAGGTCGAGGACCGAAATGAACATTGCCGTCGTCTGCAATCCCGTCCGCCCGCTCGACCGTGCCGCTCCCGACTAG
- a CDS encoding MarR family winged helix-turn-helix transcriptional regulator: MTEDIVRSLGYLPLGSRFRRIGERLQADTQRILDQSGLPLLASHHPFLAALDRLGPLTIGELAEAVGVTQPGATRSIGQLAGLGLVRSRVAPDDQRRRIVSLTDVGKTLVDSAKATVWPLVERAVADLCSRLEGSLLDQLAALEDGLAEKPLYRRMPKPEQAKK; encoded by the coding sequence ATGACCGAAGATATCGTCCGCTCGCTCGGCTATCTGCCGCTCGGCAGCCGTTTCCGCCGGATCGGTGAGCGGCTCCAGGCCGATACGCAACGCATCCTCGACCAATCCGGGCTGCCCTTGCTGGCGAGCCACCATCCTTTCCTTGCCGCGCTCGATCGGCTGGGTCCGCTGACCATCGGCGAGTTGGCCGAGGCGGTGGGCGTCACCCAGCCTGGCGCGACACGCAGCATCGGCCAGTTGGCAGGGCTTGGCCTAGTCCGGTCGCGGGTGGCGCCCGACGACCAGCGTCGCCGCATCGTCTCCTTGACGGACGTGGGAAAGACCCTCGTCGATAGCGCCAAGGCCACGGTCTGGCCACTCGTCGAGCGCGCCGTCGCCGATCTGTGCAGCCGGCTCGAAGGCTCACTTCTCGATCAGCTTGCCGCCCTGGAAGACGGCCTCGCTGAAAAGCCGCTCTACCGCCGCATGCCAAAACCGGAACAGGCAAAGAAATGA
- a CDS encoding gamma-glutamyl-gamma-aminobutyrate hydrolase family protein has translation MKRPVIGVIGNTHVVENRFSVQMAGERNLCAVAEVAGALPLVFAGNPKITHIPDLLDTVDGIVLTGARANVHPTRFNTEPTAKYEPYDEARDALALPLIEACVERGVPVFGICRGFQEMNVAFGGSLHPEIRELPGHINHRMPRLENGEIHPDPTVVFADRHEVRLTPGGVFARLFRRDTIKVNSLHGQGILQLGRRVIAEGIAEDSTIEAIRIEGASDFALGVQWHAEYDPATNPINRALFEAFGAAVRARASGDLRGRQAAE, from the coding sequence ATGAAAAGACCCGTGATCGGCGTCATCGGCAACACGCATGTGGTGGAAAACCGCTTCAGCGTGCAGATGGCGGGCGAGCGCAACCTTTGCGCGGTGGCGGAAGTGGCTGGCGCGCTGCCGCTGGTCTTCGCGGGGAACCCGAAGATCACCCACATCCCCGATCTGCTCGACACGGTCGACGGCATCGTGCTTACCGGCGCCCGGGCCAATGTGCACCCCACCCGCTTCAACACCGAGCCAACCGCCAAATACGAACCCTATGACGAGGCGCGTGACGCGCTGGCGCTGCCGCTTATCGAGGCCTGCGTGGAACGCGGCGTGCCCGTTTTCGGCATCTGTCGCGGCTTCCAGGAGATGAATGTCGCCTTCGGCGGCTCGCTCCACCCCGAAATCCGCGAATTGCCGGGCCATATCAACCATCGCATGCCGAGGCTGGAGAACGGCGAAATCCATCCCGACCCGACCGTCGTCTTCGCCGACCGCCATGAGGTGCGGCTGACGCCCGGCGGCGTCTTCGCACGGCTGTTCAGGCGCGACACGATCAAGGTCAACTCGCTGCACGGCCAGGGGATTCTCCAGCTTGGCCGTCGCGTCATCGCGGAAGGTATTGCGGAAGACAGCACGATCGAGGCAATCCGCATCGAGGGCGCTTCGGACTTCGCGCTCGGCGTCCAATGGCATGCCGAGTACGATCCGGCCACCAACCCGATCAACCGCGCCCTGTTCGAAGCCTTCGGCGCCGCCGTCAGGGCGCGCGCCAGCGGCGATCTGCGCGGCCGGCAGGCGGCGGAATAG
- a CDS encoding NAD-dependent epimerase/dehydratase family protein translates to MKIAVLGGDGFIGWPTSLHLSARGHEIHILDNLSRRWIDTELGVQSLTPMDSIQERTRIWHLETGRRIRFHLIDLARDYEVLKRWLGENRPDAVIHFAEQRAAPYSMKSDRHKNYTVNNNVNATHNLLNALVELDLDAHLIHLGTMGVYGYSTVGAAIPEGYLPVGIERLDGEIVDQEILYPANPGSIYHMTKCLDQLLFQFYAKNDGVRITDLHQGIVWGTHTEETRLHAQLVNRFDYDGDYGTVLNRFLIQAAIGYPLTVHGTGGQTRAFIHIQDSVRCIELALKNAPKRGERVRIFNQMTETHRVRDLAELISRITGARMAYLPNPRKEAAENDLVVKNDQFLALGLEPTTLAEGLLTEVVDVAKKFAYRVDRSRIPAVSAWTRDLASTLERDPEGKRLKSVG, encoded by the coding sequence ATGAAAATCGCGGTTCTGGGCGGCGACGGCTTCATCGGATGGCCTACCTCGCTTCATCTTTCTGCACGCGGTCACGAAATCCACATTCTCGACAATCTCTCGCGCCGCTGGATCGATACGGAGCTTGGCGTGCAGTCGCTGACCCCGATGGATTCCATCCAGGAGCGGACGCGCATCTGGCATCTGGAGACAGGGCGGCGCATCCGCTTCCATCTGATCGACCTCGCGCGGGACTACGAGGTTCTGAAACGTTGGCTCGGCGAAAACCGGCCCGACGCCGTCATCCATTTCGCGGAGCAGCGCGCCGCGCCTTATTCGATGAAGAGCGACCGACACAAGAACTACACTGTCAACAACAACGTCAACGCCACGCACAATCTGCTCAACGCGCTGGTCGAACTCGATCTCGACGCGCATCTCATCCATCTCGGCACGATGGGCGTCTACGGCTATTCGACGGTAGGCGCCGCTATCCCGGAAGGCTATCTGCCGGTCGGCATCGAGCGGCTGGACGGCGAGATTGTCGACCAGGAGATCCTCTACCCGGCCAACCCCGGCTCGATCTATCACATGACGAAATGCCTCGATCAACTTCTCTTCCAGTTCTACGCGAAGAACGATGGCGTGCGGATCACCGATCTGCACCAGGGCATCGTCTGGGGTACGCATACGGAGGAAACGCGGCTGCACGCGCAACTCGTCAATCGCTTCGACTATGACGGCGATTACGGCACGGTGCTCAACCGCTTCCTCATACAGGCGGCGATCGGCTATCCGCTCACCGTGCATGGTACGGGCGGACAGACCCGCGCCTTCATCCATATCCAGGATTCGGTGCGCTGCATCGAGCTTGCGCTGAAGAACGCGCCGAAGCGCGGCGAACGCGTCAGGATATTCAACCAGATGACGGAGACCCATCGTGTGCGTGATCTCGCCGAACTGATCTCACGCATCACCGGGGCGCGGATGGCCTATCTGCCCAACCCGCGCAAGGAGGCGGCGGAGAATGATCTCGTGGTGAAGAACGACCAGTTCCTCGCGCTTGGACTGGAGCCGACGACGCTCGCCGAGGGGCTTTTGACGGAGGTTGTGGACGTGGCGAAAAAGTTCGCCTATCGCGTCGATCGTTCGCGTATTCCCGCAGTATCTGCCTGGACGCGCGATCTCGCGTCGACGCTCGAACGCGACCCGGAAGGCAAGCGGCTGAAGAGCGTAGGGTAA
- a CDS encoding glycosyltransferase gives MTKAHAYVTLVTNADYARGAVALVRSLMRTDTQAGIVVMHTGGVSGEVLAPVAALGARLAPVELLPTSDAFNARHSRARQHEAAPFTKGEKPAFHTPLDNFAKLRLWQMAGYEKIVFLDADVLVLKNIDRLFSYPEFSAAPNVYESLADFRRLNSGVFVARPSEATFLAMLERLDRPEAFWRRTDQTFLQDFFPDWHGLPVYFNMLQYVWFNLPDLWDWKSISVLHYQYEKPWEDHAKADRLQPLVDLWRAYYSGEGIPETASLPNPMGGP, from the coding sequence ATGACCAAGGCTCACGCCTATGTCACCCTCGTCACCAATGCCGACTACGCCAGGGGCGCGGTGGCGTTGGTGCGTTCGCTGATGCGGACGGACACGCAAGCCGGCATCGTGGTCATGCATACGGGTGGCGTATCGGGGGAGGTACTGGCGCCGGTGGCGGCGCTCGGCGCGCGTCTGGCGCCGGTCGAACTCCTGCCGACTTCCGACGCCTTCAACGCGCGCCATTCCCGCGCGCGCCAGCACGAGGCGGCGCCCTTCACCAAGGGTGAGAAGCCGGCTTTCCATACGCCGCTCGACAATTTCGCCAAGCTCAGGCTCTGGCAAATGGCCGGATATGAGAAGATCGTCTTCCTCGATGCCGATGTGCTGGTACTGAAGAATATCGATCGACTCTTTTCCTATCCCGAGTTTTCCGCCGCGCCGAACGTCTATGAGAGCCTTGCCGATTTTCGCCGACTCAACTCCGGCGTGTTCGTGGCCCGACCCTCGGAGGCGACGTTTTTGGCGATGCTGGAAAGGCTCGACCGGCCGGAAGCCTTCTGGCGGCGTACCGACCAGACCTTCCTGCAAGACTTCTTTCCTGACTGGCATGGGCTGCCGGTTTACTTCAACATGCTGCAATATGTCTGGTTCAACCTGCCCGACCTCTGGGATTGGAAGTCGATTTCGGTGCTGCACTACCAGTATGAGAAGCCGTGGGAGGACCACGCCAAGGCCGACAGGCTGCAGCCGCTGGTCGATCTCTGGCGAGCCTATTACAGCGGTGAGGGGATTCCGGAGACGGCCAGCCTGCCCAACCCGATGGGCGGGCCGTGA